Proteins encoded together in one Chitinophaga sp. LS1 window:
- a CDS encoding phosphoribosylaminoimidazolesuccinocarboxamide synthase → MLEPKFKFPKQTAFYKGKVRDVYTIDDKEMVMIASDRISAFDVVLPRPIPYKGQVLNQVAAIMLEATKDIVPNWVKAVPLPNVTIGLKCETFPVEMVVRGNLTGHAWRTYKSGKRELCGVTMPEGLKENDYFPTPIITPTTKAHEGHDEDISREDIIAKGLVSKEDYERLEQYTLGLFARGKELAAKRGLILVDTKYEFGKIGDTIYVIDEIHTPDSSRYFYADGYEEKQKAGEPQKQLSKEFVREWLMANGFQGKEGQQVPEMTDEFVNTVSERYIELFENITGQKFVKENVSEADSEKKIIETLNSL, encoded by the coding sequence ATGTTAGAGCCAAAGTTTAAATTTCCAAAGCAAACGGCTTTTTACAAAGGAAAGGTAAGAGACGTATACACCATCGATGACAAAGAGATGGTAATGATAGCCAGCGATCGTATCTCCGCATTCGATGTGGTACTGCCCCGTCCTATTCCTTACAAAGGTCAGGTGCTGAACCAGGTAGCTGCAATCATGCTGGAAGCTACTAAGGACATCGTGCCTAACTGGGTAAAGGCTGTGCCCTTGCCAAATGTAACCATCGGCTTAAAATGTGAAACTTTCCCGGTAGAAATGGTGGTTCGTGGTAACCTTACCGGCCATGCCTGGAGAACTTACAAAAGCGGTAAACGCGAACTTTGCGGCGTAACAATGCCGGAAGGTCTGAAGGAGAACGACTACTTCCCAACGCCTATCATCACGCCTACGACCAAGGCACACGAAGGTCACGATGAAGATATCTCCCGCGAGGATATCATTGCAAAGGGGCTTGTAAGCAAAGAAGATTACGAAAGACTTGAGCAATACACACTCGGCCTTTTCGCACGTGGTAAAGAACTGGCAGCTAAACGCGGTTTGATCCTTGTAGATACCAAATATGAATTTGGTAAAATTGGAGATACCATCTATGTGATCGATGAGATCCATACACCGGATTCTTCCCGTTACTTCTATGCAGATGGCTACGAAGAAAAACAAAAAGCGGGCGAACCACAGAAACAGCTCTCAAAAGAATTTGTACGCGAATGGCTGATGGCAAATGGATTCCAGGGTAAAGAAGGCCAACAGGTGCCTGAAATGACCGATGAATTCGTCAACACCGTGAGCGAACGTTATATCGAACTATTCGAAAATATCACTGGTCAGAAATTCGTGAAGGAAAACGTAAGTGAAGCCGATAGCGAGAAAAAGATCATAGAAACACTGAATAGTTTATAA
- a CDS encoding DUF3276 family protein translates to MAYENTNQQERNNDSIFSKRLKAGKRRTYFFDVKTTRGNDYFLTITESKKRFNDNGYDRHKVFLYKEDFNKFLNALTETINYVKTELMPDFDFDAYNHDYVRDDEEGEGTEGTSSDAAVEAAVEAAAAPAATASATSHSEDVDKW, encoded by the coding sequence GTGGCGTACGAAAATACCAATCAGCAGGAAAGAAATAATGACAGTATCTTTTCTAAACGATTGAAAGCGGGCAAAAGAAGAACATACTTCTTTGATGTAAAGACCACTCGGGGAAATGATTACTTTCTGACCATTACAGAAAGCAAAAAACGCTTTAATGACAATGGTTATGACAGGCACAAAGTGTTCCTGTACAAGGAGGACTTCAACAAGTTCCTGAATGCATTAACAGAGACCATCAACTACGTGAAGACTGAGTTGATGCCCGACTTCGATTTTGATGCCTACAACCACGACTATGTACGTGATGATGAAGAGGGAGAAGGCACAGAAGGAACTTCTTCTGATGCTGCTGTGGAAGCCGCTGTTGAAGCTGCTGCTGCACCTGCCGCTACTGCATCTGCTACTTCACATAGTGAAGATGTAGATAAGTGGTAA
- a CDS encoding ABC transporter ATP-binding protein, with protein MKHLAVLNKYFLRYKWRFLLGLVCTVISIVFSVFQPIMVRQIFDLLAQNLNNYHLISDTNLKTTFHSDFSKVLAFYGVMLLIFALLSGFFLYLQRQSLIVMSRHIEFDLKNEIYQHYQLLDLNFFKMHRTGDLMSRITEDVSRVRMYVGPAIMYATRTIFMLVIVVYLMIDVNPLLTLYTLSPLPFLALTIYYVNHIIHRKSEKIQAQLSNITSIAQESYSGIRVIKSYVQEEGMIGHFEKASEDYKISSVSLAKTDALFQPSMALLIGLSVLLTIFIGGIQVIHGNITVGNLAEFVIYVNMLMFPFLSIGIVASMIQRASASQKRLNEFLDIKPAIYNRPDARSIDVKGEVVFKNVSFTYPHTGIQAIQNFNLTVKPGEKVAVIGRTGSGKSTLAQLLIRMYDPQEGEVMLDGMDLRTLKLEDLRTQISYVPQDVFLFSDTITNNIRFGTPEANEETVRRAARQASVEKDILGFPEGFNTVVGERGVTLSGGQKQRISIARGLIKDPNLLVFDDCLSAVDARTEKEIIGNLYAYLKDKTAIIITHRIFALFEFDKIIVLDDGRIVETGTHDELLSLNGYYSELYARQQSGEDESIME; from the coding sequence ATGAAACACCTCGCCGTACTGAATAAATACTTCCTTCGCTATAAATGGCGTTTCCTGCTTGGATTAGTCTGCACAGTCATCTCCATTGTATTCAGTGTGTTTCAACCTATCATGGTCCGCCAGATATTCGATCTGCTGGCCCAGAATCTCAACAACTATCACCTGATCAGCGATACCAATCTTAAAACCACCTTCCATTCTGACTTCTCCAAAGTCCTCGCCTTCTACGGTGTCATGCTGCTCATCTTCGCATTACTAAGTGGTTTCTTCTTATATCTTCAGCGGCAGTCGCTCATCGTGATGAGCCGCCACATTGAATTTGACCTCAAGAACGAAATTTACCAGCACTACCAGCTGCTGGATCTCAACTTCTTTAAGATGCACCGCACCGGTGACCTCATGAGCCGCATCACAGAAGACGTATCACGTGTACGTATGTATGTCGGCCCTGCTATCATGTATGCCACCCGCACCATCTTCATGCTTGTGATCGTCGTGTATCTCATGATAGATGTGAACCCGTTGCTTACACTGTATACCCTGTCACCACTGCCTTTTCTGGCACTCACTATATATTATGTGAACCATATCATTCACCGCAAGAGTGAAAAGATACAGGCACAATTATCCAATATCACCTCCATTGCACAGGAGTCTTATTCCGGAATCCGTGTGATCAAATCATATGTACAGGAAGAAGGCATGATCGGGCATTTTGAAAAAGCCAGCGAAGACTACAAGATCAGTTCCGTCAGTCTTGCAAAGACAGATGCCCTCTTCCAACCCAGCATGGCATTGTTGATTGGTCTGAGTGTACTCCTCACCATTTTTATTGGTGGTATCCAGGTCATACATGGCAACATCACCGTAGGTAACCTCGCAGAATTTGTGATTTATGTAAACATGCTCATGTTCCCATTCCTTTCTATCGGGATAGTGGCCAGTATGATACAACGTGCATCTGCCAGTCAGAAACGTCTAAATGAGTTCCTCGATATCAAGCCCGCTATTTACAACAGACCCGATGCAAGGTCCATCGATGTAAAAGGTGAAGTGGTCTTCAAAAATGTATCCTTCACCTACCCACATACAGGAATACAGGCCATCCAAAACTTTAACCTGACGGTAAAACCGGGAGAGAAAGTGGCGGTGATTGGCCGTACCGGTTCCGGAAAGTCTACCCTGGCACAGTTGCTGATTCGTATGTATGATCCGCAGGAAGGTGAAGTGATGCTGGATGGTATGGATCTTAGAACCTTGAAACTGGAAGACTTACGTACACAGATCAGTTATGTACCACAGGATGTATTCCTGTTTTCAGACACGATCACCAACAATATCCGTTTCGGTACCCCTGAAGCCAATGAAGAAACTGTACGTCGTGCAGCCCGTCAGGCATCGGTGGAGAAGGACATACTGGGATTCCCCGAAGGCTTCAATACGGTAGTAGGGGAGCGGGGTGTGACATTGAGTGGTGGTCAGAAACAACGTATCTCCATCGCCCGTGGTTTGATCAAAGATCCGAATCTGTTGGTGTTTGATGACTGTCTGTCGGCTGTAGATGCCCGTACAGAGAAAGAGATCATTGGCAATCTGTATGCATACCTGAAAGACAAAACCGCTATAATTATTACCCACCGGATATTTGCCCTTTTTGAGTTTGATAAGATCATAGTTTTGGATGATGGACGCATCGTCGAAACCGGCACCCATGACGAATTATTATCATTAAACGGTTACTACTCAGAATTATACGCCCGGCAGCAATCTGGGGAAGATGAATCCATAATGGAATAA
- the uxaC gene encoding glucuronate isomerase, with the protein MKQFLDEHFLLSTATSRKLYHDYAKEMPVIDYHCHLPPAQIAADTAFENITQAWLYGDHYKWRAMRTNGVHESYCTGDRSDWEKFEKWAATVPYTLRNPLYHWTHLELQRYFGVNEILNTSSAPAIYATCNELLQTKEYTTRNLLRKMKVALVCTTDDPADTLEYHRQLKEDGFEIPILPAFRPDQAMNVDDPAKYNAYLQKLEQAADTSISTYQDLLTALKSRHDFFAGMGCSVSDHGIEEIYADDYSDTEINNIFTKVRSGQQLTLSEIRQIKSALLVQLAIWDWEKGWVQQYHLGALRNNNSRMMRQLGPDTGWDSIGDFSQARALAKFLDRLDSQDQLAKTILYNLNPSDNELLATMIGNFNDGSVAGKVQFGSAWWFLDQKDGMIRQINALSNMGLLSRFVGMLTDSRSFLSYPRHEYFRRIVCELFGQEIENGELPNDVEWVGKVIQDICFYNAQQYFNWK; encoded by the coding sequence ATGAAGCAGTTTTTAGATGAACATTTCCTGTTGAGTACTGCGACATCCAGGAAATTGTATCACGACTATGCAAAGGAGATGCCCGTGATTGATTATCATTGTCACCTGCCACCGGCGCAAATTGCAGCCGATACCGCCTTTGAAAATATTACACAGGCATGGCTGTATGGCGATCACTATAAGTGGAGGGCCATGCGTACGAATGGCGTGCATGAGAGCTATTGTACAGGTGACCGTTCGGACTGGGAGAAATTTGAAAAGTGGGCGGCAACAGTGCCTTATACCTTACGTAATCCCCTGTATCACTGGACGCACCTGGAATTACAACGTTATTTCGGCGTCAATGAAATATTGAATACATCATCGGCACCAGCTATTTATGCTACCTGCAATGAGCTGTTGCAAACAAAAGAATATACCACCCGCAACCTGCTACGCAAAATGAAAGTAGCGCTGGTATGTACGACCGATGATCCTGCAGATACACTGGAATATCACAGACAACTAAAAGAGGACGGTTTTGAAATTCCTATTCTGCCTGCGTTCCGTCCGGATCAGGCAATGAATGTAGATGATCCTGCAAAATATAATGCGTATCTCCAAAAGCTGGAACAGGCTGCGGATACAAGTATTTCCACTTACCAGGATCTGCTTACAGCGCTTAAAAGCAGGCACGATTTCTTTGCAGGGATGGGGTGTTCTGTGTCAGACCATGGTATAGAGGAAATCTATGCAGATGATTATTCAGATACAGAGATCAATAACATCTTTACGAAAGTAAGAAGTGGTCAACAACTGACCTTGTCCGAAATCCGTCAGATCAAATCTGCCTTATTAGTACAACTGGCTATCTGGGATTGGGAGAAAGGCTGGGTACAGCAATATCATCTCGGTGCGTTGCGCAATAACAATTCCCGCATGATGCGCCAGTTAGGTCCTGATACTGGTTGGGATTCCATCGGCGATTTCTCCCAGGCGAGGGCGTTGGCTAAATTCCTGGATAGATTGGATAGCCAGGATCAGTTGGCAAAAACAATTCTCTATAACCTGAATCCTTCAGATAATGAATTGCTGGCTACCATGATTGGAAACTTCAATGATGGGTCAGTAGCAGGGAAGGTGCAGTTTGGTTCTGCATGGTGGTTCTTAGATCAGAAGGATGGAATGATCAGGCAAATCAATGCATTGTCCAATATGGGGTTACTAAGCCGTTTTGTAGGGATGCTAACTGATTCGAGGAGTTTCCTTTCTTATCCAAGACATGAATATTTCCGTCGTATCGTTTGCGAGTTGTTTGGGCAGGAGATAGAGAATGGGGAATTACCAAATGATGTGGAGTGGGTAGGGAAGGTGATACAGGATATTTGTTTTTACAATGCACAGCAATATTTCAATTGGAAATAA
- a CDS encoding DUF4142 domain-containing protein — translation MKRLSYVAATLMTVWMLQSCGGGNTGAKHDDAVDSANAVNKEIAPVDQNSSEFAVKAADAGMKEIQLGKIAQEKGVNPQVKAFGEQMVADHSKAADELKAIAASKNITLPDSVGEDYTKDIKDISKKTGKDFDKAYVDEMVKDHNDAVDLFQKASNDVTDPELKAFAAKTLPTLQAHQTHVKMLDSLLKKK, via the coding sequence ATGAAAAGACTAAGTTATGTAGCTGCCACGTTGATGACCGTTTGGATGCTACAATCCTGTGGCGGAGGAAACACCGGAGCAAAGCATGATGACGCTGTTGATAGCGCAAATGCCGTAAATAAAGAAATAGCTCCGGTAGACCAGAATTCATCTGAATTCGCTGTAAAAGCTGCCGATGCGGGTATGAAAGAAATTCAGCTTGGCAAGATTGCACAGGAAAAAGGTGTAAATCCTCAGGTAAAAGCTTTTGGCGAGCAGATGGTAGCAGACCATTCTAAAGCTGCTGATGAATTGAAAGCGATTGCAGCTTCCAAAAACATTACACTGCCTGATAGTGTAGGAGAAGACTATACAAAGGATATTAAGGATATCAGCAAGAAAACCGGTAAGGATTTCGACAAGGCTTATGTGGATGAGATGGTAAAAGACCATAACGATGCTGTAGACCTGTTCCAGAAAGCAAGCAATGACGTAACTGATCCTGAGCTGAAAGCTTTCGCTGCAAAGACACTGCCTACGCTGCAGGCGCATCAGACGCATGTGAAGATGCTGGATAGTTTGTTGAAGAAGAAATAA
- a CDS encoding alkene reductase — protein sequence MYPALLTQATIGKYALSNKVVMAPAVTKRRVNDGVPNELMVEYYSHRAGAGLIIAEGTSPVESGMGHAHMPGIYSKAQVAGWKKVTEAVHANGGKIFLQIMHTGRISHPANMPAKTRIVAPSAIAANGQIWTAAGYQPYGTPRAMSTAEVQEMVQLHVKAAKQAIEAGFDGVELHAANGYLMEQFLHPDTNQRTDKYGGTIPNRVRFILETVAAVSAAIGKDRTGIRLSPYSKVNDLQHHGQINTTYEYLVDALDTFSLSYIHIVDGHSLGEPEIPAILLAGIRARFNGPLILNGNFDALKAEDTLRSGLADFVAFEQPCSSGVKLSGPRMIADCLS from the coding sequence ATGTATCCAGCATTATTAACACAGGCAACTATAGGCAAATACGCCCTTTCTAATAAAGTCGTGATGGCGCCGGCTGTAACCAAGCGCCGCGTCAATGATGGGGTGCCAAATGAGCTGATGGTGGAGTATTACAGCCATCGGGCAGGCGCCGGACTTATTATAGCAGAGGGCACCAGCCCTGTGGAAAGCGGAATGGGGCATGCACATATGCCGGGCATTTATAGCAAAGCACAGGTAGCGGGTTGGAAAAAGGTGACGGAAGCCGTTCATGCAAATGGCGGTAAGATCTTCCTGCAAATCATGCATACGGGCAGGATCTCTCATCCTGCAAATATGCCGGCAAAGACGAGGATCGTAGCACCTTCGGCAATTGCCGCCAATGGACAAATCTGGACAGCGGCTGGTTATCAACCTTATGGTACGCCAAGGGCAATGAGTACAGCTGAAGTTCAGGAAATGGTGCAGCTACATGTAAAGGCCGCGAAACAAGCGATTGAAGCAGGTTTTGATGGTGTGGAACTGCATGCGGCGAATGGGTACCTGATGGAGCAGTTTCTTCATCCTGATACAAACCAGCGTACCGATAAGTATGGTGGGACTATTCCGAACAGGGTACGGTTTATTCTGGAAACGGTGGCTGCGGTGAGTGCAGCGATTGGAAAAGACAGGACAGGGATCAGGTTGTCTCCTTATAGTAAGGTGAATGATCTGCAACATCACGGACAGATTAATACGACTTATGAATATTTAGTAGATGCGTTGGATACGTTTTCACTTTCATATATACACATTGTAGATGGGCATAGTTTAGGAGAGCCGGAGATACCAGCGATATTGCTGGCAGGAATCAGAGCGAGGTTTAATGGCCCGCTGATACTAAATGGGAATTTCGATGCACTGAAAGCAGAGGATACTTTGCGGAGTGGGTTAGCGGATTTTGTTGCATTTGAACAGCCTTGTAGCAGCGGGGTAAAATTGTCCGGTCCGCGGATGATCGCGGATTGTTTATCATAA
- a CDS encoding exonuclease domain-containing protein, with product MYAIVDIETTGGHASANGITEIAIFIYDGSQIVQQYESLINPGVPIPRYIQSLTGITDHMVATAPKFADVAGEVFALLKDKIFVAHNVNFDYSFLQYHLLQAGYDLRTKKLCTVRLGRKIVPGLPSYSLGNLCRSLQINVEQRHRAAGDAAATVRLMGLYLSLDTNNAISAALKTTSKEQFLPPHLPPDQVKKLPANPGVYYFHDQKGKVIYVGKAKDIKKRVNSHFTGNNPSRQRQEFLRNIYSVSHEVTGTELMANILESVEIKRLWPKYNRSQKNVEFKYGFYTFEDQLGYLRLVIERRRKYTRPLHSFPLLVQGHTMLKGLIREFDLCPRLCFLQKGDGACKPLTGHKCKGACDKKEGPEYYNLRVQAAIIHMQMQQPSFIIVDTGRDAGEQSYILMEKGKFYGMGYISRDTAITVEEDVKDRLTQYPENEYILNLIHQFAGANNSRLLKFS from the coding sequence ATGTACGCAATTGTCGATATCGAAACCACAGGTGGGCACGCCAGTGCCAATGGCATCACCGAAATAGCCATTTTTATTTATGATGGATCTCAAATTGTTCAGCAATACGAATCGCTGATCAATCCCGGTGTACCTATTCCCCGTTACATCCAGTCGCTTACCGGTATTACTGACCACATGGTAGCCACTGCTCCCAAATTCGCAGATGTTGCCGGCGAAGTATTTGCTTTGCTAAAAGACAAGATCTTCGTTGCTCACAACGTCAACTTCGACTATTCATTTTTACAATATCATTTGTTGCAGGCAGGTTACGACCTCCGCACCAAAAAACTGTGTACTGTACGCTTGGGGCGTAAAATCGTTCCCGGTTTACCCAGTTACAGTCTAGGTAACCTTTGCCGCTCTCTGCAAATCAATGTAGAACAGCGTCACCGTGCTGCCGGCGATGCTGCTGCTACCGTTCGTCTTATGGGACTCTACCTGAGCCTGGATACGAACAATGCTATCTCGGCAGCACTCAAAACCACCAGCAAGGAACAGTTCCTGCCACCACACCTTCCCCCTGATCAGGTAAAGAAATTACCTGCCAACCCGGGTGTATATTATTTCCACGATCAGAAAGGGAAAGTCATCTATGTTGGCAAAGCCAAAGACATAAAAAAGCGGGTCAACAGCCATTTTACCGGCAACAATCCCAGTCGCCAGCGCCAGGAGTTTTTGCGCAACATCTATAGTGTCTCTCACGAAGTGACAGGTACGGAACTCATGGCCAATATTCTCGAAAGCGTGGAGATCAAACGGTTGTGGCCAAAATATAACAGGAGTCAGAAGAACGTAGAATTCAAATACGGCTTCTACACTTTTGAAGACCAACTGGGCTACCTGCGCCTCGTGATCGAACGCCGCCGCAAGTATACCCGGCCACTTCACTCATTCCCTTTACTGGTACAGGGCCATACGATGCTCAAAGGGCTGATCCGTGAATTCGATCTCTGCCCCCGTCTATGCTTCCTCCAGAAAGGCGATGGCGCCTGCAAACCGTTGACAGGCCACAAGTGTAAAGGTGCCTGCGATAAAAAGGAAGGACCTGAATACTATAACCTCCGGGTACAAGCCGCCATCATCCACATGCAAATGCAGCAGCCGAGCTTTATCATCGTCGATACCGGCCGCGATGCAGGGGAACAGAGCTATATCCTGATGGAAAAAGGGAAGTTCTACGGCATGGGCTACATTTCCCGCGATACCGCCATCACAGTGGAAGAAGACGTGAAAGACAGGCTTACGCAGTACCCAGAGAATGAATATATTTTAAACCTGATCCACCAGTTTGCCGGCGCGAATAATTCCCGGCTTTTAAAGTTTTCTTAG
- a CDS encoding altronate dehydratase family protein: MKRSILKVHPHDNVVVALTDLKKGETVQDNGQSYTLYDDVPAKHKFTEAALKTGDPITMYGVLVGKAKQDLPAGARIGTSNVQHAASDFQLASQRKTAWHQPDIAHWKDRTFQGYHRADGSVGTGNYWLVIPMVFCENRNVEVLKEALTDALGYGRPKKYAAFAKQLATQFQQGASKESIIETIFTENEPAYQQPKVFPNVDGIKFLTHEGGCGGIRQDAQTLCGLLAGYITHANVAGATVLSLGCQNAQITMLQDEINKRSPEFSKPLYILDQQTIGTEQALVSAAIKQTFAGLIAANTIERKPAPLSKLTIGLECGGSDGFSGISANPAIGYTSDLLVALGGSVILSEFPELCGVEQEMSDRCVQETDALRFIDLMRTYERRAEDAGSGFDMNPSPGNIKDGLITDAIKSAGAAKKGGTSPVVEVLDYPQQVKKPGLNLLCTPGNDVESTTAEVGAGATIVLFTTGLGTPTGNPVTPVIKLSSNTKLFEKMPDIIDINTGTIIDGDETIQQAGERILEHVIQVASGTLPAKSVLNGQDDFIPWKRGVSL; the protein is encoded by the coding sequence ATGAAAAGAAGTATTTTAAAAGTCCACCCACACGATAATGTAGTGGTGGCACTAACCGACCTGAAGAAAGGAGAAACCGTACAGGATAATGGTCAGTCGTACACGCTGTATGATGACGTACCTGCCAAACATAAATTTACGGAAGCAGCCCTTAAAACAGGTGATCCTATCACCATGTATGGCGTACTGGTAGGCAAGGCAAAACAAGATCTGCCTGCGGGCGCCAGGATAGGCACCAGCAATGTACAACATGCTGCCAGTGATTTTCAGCTGGCGTCACAGCGCAAGACTGCCTGGCATCAACCTGATATTGCACATTGGAAAGATCGTACTTTCCAGGGGTATCATCGTGCAGATGGTAGCGTGGGCACGGGCAATTACTGGCTCGTGATCCCCATGGTATTCTGCGAAAACAGGAATGTGGAAGTACTGAAAGAAGCCCTCACAGATGCTTTGGGTTATGGCCGGCCTAAAAAATACGCCGCCTTTGCAAAACAACTGGCTACACAATTCCAGCAGGGTGCCAGTAAAGAAAGCATTATCGAAACCATCTTCACAGAAAACGAACCCGCTTATCAGCAACCAAAGGTTTTTCCAAATGTAGATGGCATTAAATTCCTCACACACGAAGGTGGTTGCGGTGGTATCCGTCAGGATGCACAAACCCTTTGTGGCCTGTTGGCAGGGTATATCACCCATGCAAATGTAGCAGGTGCCACAGTATTAAGTCTGGGGTGCCAGAATGCACAGATCACTATGCTGCAGGATGAGATCAATAAGCGTTCTCCGGAATTCAGTAAACCTTTATACATCCTCGATCAGCAAACCATTGGTACAGAACAGGCATTGGTATCTGCTGCCATCAAACAAACCTTTGCGGGTTTGATAGCAGCAAATACAATAGAAAGAAAGCCGGCGCCTTTAAGCAAACTGACCATCGGTCTTGAATGCGGTGGCTCCGATGGTTTCTCAGGTATTTCTGCGAATCCTGCCATCGGCTATACTTCCGATCTGCTGGTTGCCTTAGGCGGTAGTGTGATCCTGTCAGAGTTCCCTGAGCTTTGTGGGGTAGAACAGGAGATGAGTGACCGTTGTGTACAGGAGACAGATGCACTGCGCTTCATAGACCTGATGCGTACTTACGAACGCAGGGCAGAAGATGCCGGTTCTGGTTTTGACATGAACCCTTCACCCGGCAATATCAAGGATGGACTCATCACCGATGCCATCAAGAGTGCAGGCGCCGCTAAGAAAGGTGGTACATCGCCTGTAGTAGAAGTACTGGATTATCCCCAACAGGTAAAGAAACCGGGCCTCAACCTCTTATGCACCCCCGGCAATGACGTAGAATCTACCACAGCCGAAGTAGGTGCCGGTGCTACCATCGTTTTGTTCACCACAGGTTTGGGTACGCCTACCGGCAACCCTGTCACCCCTGTGATCAAATTAAGTAGCAATACAAAGTTGTTTGAAAAAATGCCGGACATCATAGACATCAATACCGGTACGATCATAGATGGGGACGAGACGATCCAACAGGCAGGGGAGCGGATCCTGGAACATGTGATCCAGGTGGCCAGCGGTACATTGCCCGCAAAATCAGTCCTGAACGGACAGGATGATTTCATTCCCTGGAAGAGAGGAGTCTCATTATAA
- a CDS encoding TetR/AcrR family transcriptional regulator, whose translation MARNKAFDPEERLEKARDLFWQKGYNATSMQDLVDGMQLNRASIYDTYGDKHALFQQCLSNYAKQALKDYKQCCQVCSPIAAVEHIVRKAIANRKEGQTCLMVKTSFELASMDQGIKDLVKNQALELIFVLQELLEKAKQMGEIPADKDPGVMARFLYSSFSSLWMMDVLFNDKQLVDQLTDHILSSIRK comes from the coding sequence ATGGCACGTAACAAAGCATTCGATCCTGAAGAAAGGCTGGAAAAAGCAAGAGACCTCTTTTGGCAAAAGGGGTACAACGCGACTTCTATGCAAGACCTTGTGGATGGCATGCAACTGAACAGGGCCTCTATATATGATACTTACGGCGACAAGCATGCGCTGTTCCAGCAATGTCTCTCTAACTACGCCAAACAGGCGTTGAAAGATTACAAGCAATGCTGCCAGGTATGCTCCCCGATTGCCGCTGTTGAACACATTGTACGCAAAGCCATTGCAAACAGAAAAGAAGGCCAGACCTGCCTGATGGTAAAGACTTCCTTTGAACTGGCATCTATGGACCAGGGTATCAAAGATCTTGTTAAGAACCAGGCATTGGAACTGATCTTTGTATTGCAGGAATTGCTTGAAAAGGCAAAACAGATGGGAGAAATTCCTGCGGATAAAGACCCGGGTGTAATGGCCCGCTTCCTGTACAGCAGCTTTAGCTCACTGTGGATGATGGATGTATTATTCAATGATAAACAGTTGGTTGATCAGTTGACTGATCATATTTTAAGTAGCATTAGAAAGTAA